DNA sequence from the Halobacterium sp. DL1 genome:
GACCGTCTCCTCGACGGTTTCGCCGACTGTCTCTTCGACCGTCTCGCCGACCGTCTTCTCCACGGTTTCGCCGACCGTCTCCTCCACCGTCTCCTCGACGGTGTCGCCGACCTTCTCGTCGACTGTTTCCTCGACGGTCTCTTCGACAGTGTCGCCCACGACCTCGGTCATCCACTGCGGGTCGAAGCGCGCCATCTTCCAGCCGATGTGGAGGATGTACGACGCCAGCACGCCGAAGCCGAACGCGAGCCCGGTCTCCGTGCCGACGACGAGTATCAGTCCGACCGAGACGAAGATGAGGATGCCGTACGCGAGGTCGGTGAGGCTGTCGACGCGTCGCGGGTTCACGGGTGGTTCCTCCGTTCTACTGGCCTGGCCGCCGGATTGCTCTCTCTGGCGGTGGGAGTGCTCGCAAGCAAGATACCAGTAGTGTGCACCGAGACGGTGATAGCGGTTCCGGTGTCGGTGTCAGACGCTCGGCCGCGCCACGCTCCGTATCCGAAACGCGTACCCCGGCGGGGTGACTCCGTGGCGGTATGCAGGGCGAACCCGAGGTCGTGGTGCTCCGGTACGGTCACCGGCCGGGCCGCGACGATCGCATGACCACTCACGTCGGTCTCACGGCACGCGCGCTCGGCGCCGACCGCGTCCTCCTCCCGGACAACGCGGGGCAGTCCGATGAGACGGTCGCCGACATCACCGACCGGTTCGGCGGCCCCTTCGGCGTCGAACTGACCGACGAACTCGACGCCACAATCCGCGACTGGGAGGGGTCGGTCGTCCACCTCACGATGTACGGCGAACCGGTCCAGGACGTCGAGGCCGACATCCGAGAGCACCACCAGACCGACGCGCTGCTCGTGGTCGTCGGCGGCGAGAAGGTCCCCTTCAGCGTCTACGAGCACGCCGACTGGAACGTCGGCGTCACGAACCAGCCACACTCCGAGGTGGCCGGTCTCGCGGTGTTCCTCGACCGCCTGTTCGACGGCCGCGAACTCGAACAGTCCTTCGAGGACGCCGACCGTCGAGTCGTTCCGCAGGCCTGCGGGAAGCGCGTCGAGGACCTGGAGTAGCGATTCCGATTCAGGCCTTCTCCGCGAGCAGGAGCGTCGAGCCGGCGGTCCGGAACTCGTGGGCGTCGACGCTCTCGAACCCCGAGTCGCTGAGCCACGAGCGGACCGCCTCCTCGTCGTGGACGCGCCCGCCGAGGGTCGCCAGGTAGACGTAGTCGACGACCCGCGTCGCGGTGCGCGCCAGCGGGAGGGGGCCACCCGAGTCGAACTGGTCGAGGACGGCGACCCGACCGCCGGGTGCGAGCGCGTCGTGGACGCGGTCGAGGAACTCCCGGCACGCTCGTTCGTTGTGGGCGTGCAGGATGTTGCAAGCGAGCGCGACGTCGTAGCCGTCTCCCAGGTCGTCCTCGAAGTAGTCGCCGCCGACGAGCGAAACGCGGTCACCGAGGCCCGCGCGCTCGACGTTCTCGACGGCGGCATCGAACGCCGCCGGGTCGTCGACGACCGTCGCCGTCACGCCGGGTGCGGCCAGGCAGCACTCGATGCTGAACCGCGCGTGGCCCCCGCCCAGGTCGAGCACTCGCTCGTCCGGCTGTGGGTCGACGGCGGCCACGAAGTCGTCGCTCACGGAGCGCGTCGCGGCCTCGAACGCGCGCTGGGCCAGCGGCCACTTCTCGGGGTTGTCGTCGAGCCACTCGTACATCGTCTCGGGTGGCGCGCCCTCCAGCACCGCCGTCGTCGCGTGTTCGTGGCAGAACGGCAGGACGACCTCGCGCCAGAACCGGAAGAACGGCCCGAGGCTGTCGGTGCTCTCGGACGCGACCCAGCGGCGCGAGAGGCTCGTCAGACGGTATTCTTCGCCGTCCGCGGTGACGTAGTCAGCAGAATCGAGGAGCGCGAGGAGACGCGCGAGGCCGTCCGCGTCGGCGTCCAGTCTCTCCGCGAGGACCGACACGGTCGCGGGTTCCTCGTAGAGCGCGTCGATGGCACCAATCTCGATTGCGACACCCAGCGCGTCGAACGCGCCCGAGGCGAACATGTCGAGGGTCGCGCCGGGCGAGCGGTTCAGTCGGAGCACGTAGAGTCGTTCGAGCGCGTTCGGAACGATCGGCATACCGGTACCAGATGGGGCCCAGAGTTTAGTTCCTGTGTGAAATCCTGAGTGCGCTGGTCCCGCGGTCCCCGGGTCCGGGGTTCTGTGGGCGGCACGGCGTTCGTGGGCGACCGAGTGACAAGACTTAATGGCCGCGCGGACCCCGTTTTATGCAATGGCTTTTGAGGACCTGCTGGACGAGCCCGTGGTGCAGAAGTACCTCCACGAGCTGGTCGGCCCGAAGGGGATGCCGGTGGCCGCGGCGCCGCCGGACGGCGAAGTGACCGACGAGGAGTTGGCCGAGCGGCTCGGCCTGGAACTGAACGACGTGCGGCGCGCGCTGTTCATCCTCTACGAGTACGACCTGGCGACCTACCGCCGGGTCCGGGACGAGGACTCGGGCTGGCTCACGTACCTCTGGACGTTCGAGTACGAGAACATCCCGGAGAACCTCCGCGAGGAGATGGACCGCCTCCTGGGCGCGCTCGCAGAGCGCCGCGAGTACGAACTACAGAACGAGTTCTACCTCTGTGAGGTCTGTTCCATCCGCTTCGAGTTCGGCGAGGCGATGGACCTCGGCTTCGAGTGCCCCGAGTGCGGGTCGCCGGTCGAGGCGATGGAGAACACGCACCTCGTGGACGCGATGGACGAACGCATCGAGAACCTCCGCTCGGAACTCGGCGTGAAGGCCTGATGGTCGTCCTGGCAACGAAGCTGTACGTGGAGGGCGACGCCCGGGAGCGGGCGCTCGACGGCCTCCGTTCGCTGGTCCAGAACGACGTCGGCGACCTCGACGTGGACGTCGACATCGGTGTGCGCCACGACGACTTCCCGACGGTGACACTCGACGGCCCCGACGAGGTGGCCGCCCGCAACGTCCTCGTCGAGACGTGGGGCGAGATCACCGACGAGTTCGAGGCCGGCGAGACGTACGTCGGCACGCTCGAATCGTGGAGCGAGGACGGCTTCGTCCTCGACGCCGGACAGGATATCCATATCCCCACGGAGGAGATTGGCCTCGGTCCGGGGGCGCCCGCACAGATCCGCGAACGCTTCGGTCTGGTTCAGCACGTCCCGCTCCGGTTCACGTACGGCGACCCGTCGTCGCTCGCGGAGGAAGAACACGACCGCCTCTTCGAGTGGACCCGGGGAACCGGCCGGCTGAACGTCAACAGCGCGACCCGCGGCGAGGTGCGCGCGACGGTCAACCGCGCCGGCCACGCCCGCGACATCGTTACCGTCGAACGACTCGGTCTGCTCGAACAGAGCGTCGTCTGTCGGGAGGGAACGGACCCGCCGGGGCTGCTCGCCGCGGTCGGCGAACACCTTCGCTCGGAACTGCTCTGCGTCGTTCCATGAGGCGACTGCTGGCGGCCGTCGGACTCGTCGTCCTCGTCGTCAGCGCGGGTTGCCTCGGCGGCCCACCGGCGCCCAGTGACGAGGACCTCTCGAAGGAGGTGGCCTACGACTGGGACCGGGACGCCGACGTCACCATCACCACCGACGGCGGACAGTACCGCGTCGTCGCGGACATCAACGAGAGTAGCGTCCGACTCTCCCAGCAGAGCGGCTTCGGGGGCCGCAACCCGGTGTACGTCTCCGCTGTCAAGTTCCAGTACGCGAACGGTACCGTGGTCGGCGCCGACGCCATCGACGTCTCCACCCGGAACTCCCGGACCGTCGTCGAGTTCCCCGCGGAGAACGGGACGTTCGCGTACACGGGCAACGCCGGCGGCCGCTCGGTGAACGTGCCGGTCATCGCGGAGGGCTCCCACGAACTCGTTCTGCCGCGCGGGATGCGGGTGTCCTTCCCGGTCTTCGGCGTGGTCGAGCCGCCGGGCTACCAGAAGACCATCGATGACGGCCGCGTCCACGTCCGCTGGGAGTCGCTGTCCGGCGGCACCGTCGACGCGAAGTACTACCTCCAGCAGGACCTCCTGCTGTTCGGCGGCATCGTCGGCGTGCTGGCCGCTGTCGCCGTCGCGGGCGTCGTCTACTACCGCATCCGCATCCGCCGCCTCGAGGACGAGCGCGAGCAGAGCGGCCTCGACCTAGACGAGTAGAGTCGGCTTTTTCCGCGGGGGGTGCGTACGCGGACCCATGCAGGTGGCGCTGATCACCGTCGGCGACGAACTCCTCGCGGGCGACACGGAGAACACGAACGCGACGTGGCTCGCGACGCGACTGACGGAGCGCGGGACGCG
Encoded proteins:
- a CDS encoding tRNA methyltransferase (catalyzes the S-adenosyl-methionine-dependent 2'-O-ribose methylation of C56 in tRNA transcripts); its protein translation is MQGEPEVVVLRYGHRPGRDDRMTTHVGLTARALGADRVLLPDNAGQSDETVADITDRFGGPFGVELTDELDATIRDWEGSVVHLTMYGEPVQDVEADIREHHQTDALLVVVGGEKVPFSVYEHADWNVGVTNQPHSEVAGLAVFLDRLFDGRELEQSFEDADRRVVPQACGKRVEDLE
- a CDS encoding O-methyltransferase — encoded protein: MPIVPNALERLYVLRLNRSPGATLDMFASGAFDALGVAIEIGAIDALYEEPATVSVLAERLDADADGLARLLALLDSADYVTADGEEYRLTSLSRRWVASESTDSLGPFFRFWREVVLPFCHEHATTAVLEGAPPETMYEWLDDNPEKWPLAQRAFEAATRSVSDDFVAAVDPQPDERVLDLGGGHARFSIECCLAAPGVTATVVDDPAAFDAAVENVERAGLGDRVSLVGGDYFEDDLGDGYDVALACNILHAHNERACREFLDRVHDALAPGGRVAVLDQFDSGGPLPLARTATRVVDYVYLATLGGRVHDEEAVRSWLSDSGFESVDAHEFRTAGSTLLLAEKA
- a CDS encoding transcription factor — translated: MAFEDLLDEPVVQKYLHELVGPKGMPVAAAPPDGEVTDEELAERLGLELNDVRRALFILYEYDLATYRRVRDEDSGWLTYLWTFEYENIPENLREEMDRLLGALAERREYELQNEFYLCEVCSIRFEFGEAMDLGFECPECGSPVEAMENTHLVDAMDERIENLRSELGVKA